From the genome of Acidobacteriota bacterium, one region includes:
- a CDS encoding CDP-alcohol phosphatidyltransferase family protein: MSLLTQILYLSNQITMLRLVLIPFVILAILYGRFDAAFYLVLAAGLTDGIDGVLARRLGQQSTLGRYLDPIADKLLLNSCLIALTVIGEIPLWLTIMFFSRDVIILMTSLVLILATTRGIIPPSLSGKATTVATVVTVLLTLIEHIVTTDFLPIAQHMGIYITALLTIVSGLQYAWRTAERLRTPEPSPAAAPASTGQQDASSAAITPLAGRSVARGQNQLD, translated from the coding sequence ATGTCACTGCTCACGCAAATTCTGTACCTCTCGAACCAGATCACCATGTTGCGTCTGGTACTGATCCCTTTTGTGATTCTGGCCATTCTCTACGGAAGATTTGACGCCGCATTTTATCTGGTGCTGGCTGCTGGTCTCACCGACGGTATAGACGGCGTATTGGCGCGGCGGCTGGGACAGCAAAGCACTCTCGGGCGCTATCTCGACCCCATAGCCGACAAGCTGCTGCTGAACTCCTGCCTAATCGCTCTGACGGTCATCGGAGAAATTCCGCTGTGGCTGACCATCATGTTTTTCAGCCGCGACGTAATCATCCTGATGACATCGCTGGTGCTGATTCTGGCCACCACGCGCGGCATCATTCCACCTTCGCTGAGCGGAAAGGCCACCACCGTAGCGACCGTCGTCACTGTGCTATTGACACTGATCGAGCACATCGTTACGACGGACTTTTTGCCCATCGCACAGCATATGGGCATTTACATCACCGCGCTACTTACCATCGTCTCCGGGCTCCAATATGCCTGGCGGACCGCGGAACGTCTGCGCACACCGGAGCCATCGCCGGCTGCCGCGCCGGCGAGTACCGGCCAGCAGGACGCTAGTTCCGCCGCGATCACGCCGCTCGCCGGACGTTCTGTCGCGCGCGGGCAAAATCAGCTAGACTAG
- a CDS encoding tetratricopeptide repeat protein has protein sequence MGLKSIPPTEEIRFSIDHLQRMLAVSASQLRAWQRAGLIDAPRPPTASSALRPRSKNVARQSSIGAATGASRNKDGYSAADLLALKTLLRLRKGGVPMRKLRVIHVALKQRFGALGIRRPFSEMRLSEQDQRVLVTFRGTRMEPLTGQLLLDYTGTQSSAPVALAVRGSAARPGMSSERKSLEANVQRAERFFLSGLREEQTLDGRPKAIRAYRRAIELNPQALGALLNLGTLYYNLERLPEAEQCYRDALKVNPQSALAHFNMGNLSDETGQPKQAIEHYEQAIAIDPRYPDPRYNLALVYEKLGRHGQAWKNWRAYLRLDPDSKWAALARHRLAQHPWQAWQVLRSPQPNGEAG, from the coding sequence ATGGGCCTGAAATCAATTCCTCCCACGGAAGAAATCCGCTTCTCGATCGACCATCTGCAGCGCATGTTGGCCGTGAGCGCGAGTCAGTTACGCGCCTGGCAGCGAGCCGGCTTGATTGATGCGCCGCGCCCGCCCACCGCGTCATCAGCGTTGCGGCCGCGGTCGAAAAATGTGGCCAGACAATCTTCCATTGGAGCCGCCACGGGGGCGTCCAGGAACAAGGATGGCTACTCCGCCGCGGACTTGCTGGCCCTAAAGACGTTACTGCGTCTGCGCAAGGGAGGAGTGCCCATGCGCAAACTGCGCGTCATTCACGTCGCGCTGAAACAGCGGTTCGGCGCACTGGGCATTCGCCGGCCATTCAGCGAGATGCGACTCAGCGAACAGGACCAACGCGTTCTGGTAACCTTCCGGGGCACGCGCATGGAGCCGCTCACGGGCCAGTTGCTGCTCGATTACACAGGGACACAGAGTTCCGCGCCGGTGGCTCTGGCAGTTCGCGGGAGTGCCGCCAGGCCAGGTATGTCATCTGAGCGAAAATCACTGGAGGCCAATGTCCAACGGGCGGAGCGTTTTTTCCTCTCCGGGTTGCGCGAGGAGCAGACACTCGACGGCCGGCCCAAAGCGATCCGCGCGTACCGCCGCGCGATCGAGCTGAATCCGCAGGCCCTGGGCGCACTGCTGAACCTAGGCACGCTCTATTACAATCTCGAACGGCTGCCTGAGGCTGAGCAGTGCTACCGCGACGCGCTGAAAGTGAATCCTCAGTCCGCGCTGGCCCATTTCAATATGGGCAATCTCTCCGACGAAACTGGCCAGCCAAAGCAGGCCATTGAGCACTACGAGCAGGCCATCGCCATTGACCCGCGATATCCCGACCCACGCTATAATCTGGCGTTGGTGTATGAAAAGCTGGGCCGCCACGGGCAGGCCTGGAAAAATTGGCGCGCCTATCTTCGGCTGGACCCGGACAGCAAGTGGGCCGCGCTGGCCCGCCACCGGCTTGCCCAGCATCCCTGGCAGGCCTGGCAAGTGCTGCGCTCCCCTCAGCCGAACGGAGAGGCCGGCTAA
- a CDS encoding peptidylprolyl isomerase — protein MVLTLAGILSTPGLAQTKRAPGTYAKIETNHGVIVMELFEKTAPITVANFTELAEAKKEWTHPKTGEKKKSRYFDGLIFHRVIPNFMIQGGDPLGEGYGGPGYKFVNEFSPTVTFDKPGRLAMANSGKNTNGSQFFITDVVVPLKAEDYTIFGQVVEGLDVVKKIALVKRNPSDKPLEPVVMTKVTIERVAAEAAK, from the coding sequence ATGGTGCTGACGCTGGCCGGTATCCTGTCCACGCCGGGGCTGGCGCAGACCAAGCGCGCTCCGGGCACCTACGCGAAAATCGAAACCAATCACGGCGTCATCGTTATGGAGTTGTTCGAGAAGACCGCGCCCATCACCGTGGCCAACTTCACCGAGCTGGCCGAGGCCAAGAAGGAGTGGACGCATCCCAAGACCGGCGAGAAGAAGAAGTCCCGGTACTTCGACGGACTGATTTTCCATCGCGTGATTCCAAACTTCATGATCCAGGGCGGCGATCCGCTGGGCGAGGGCTACGGCGGGCCGGGCTATAAATTCGTGAACGAGTTCTCGCCCACGGTGACGTTCGACAAGCCGGGACGGCTGGCCATGGCCAACTCCGGCAAGAACACCAACGGCAGCCAGTTCTTCATCACCGACGTGGTCGTTCCGCTCAAGGCCGAAGACTACACCATCTTCGGACAAGTGGTCGAGGGTCTGGACGTGGTGAAGAAGATCGCGCTGGTGAAACGCAACCCCAGCGACAAGCCGCTCGAGCCGGTGGTCATGACCAAGGTGACCATCGAACGCGTCGCCGCCGAAGCCGCGAAGTAG
- a CDS encoding xanthine dehydrogenase: MDIYQEISRLRKAGVKCALATIVNVRGSIPSYESAKLLVREDGSIFGTVGGGCVEAEVWSVAREVMEEEKPRKLTFNLNNDPAYDTGLLCGGTLEVFVEPILPTPTVYIFGAGHVSISLSKVATMAGFETVIIDDRENYANRERFPEAREVHAGDFDEVCAKLEPNSSSYLIAVTRGHKDDMRVLRWAAGTEARYIGMIGSKRKVHEIVHFLEEKEGIPVEKLARVHAPIGLEIGAISPEEIAISIVAEMIAVRRNALGNRSDQSPVKTKSILAVS; encoded by the coding sequence ATGGACATTTATCAGGAAATATCGCGGTTACGCAAGGCGGGCGTCAAGTGCGCGCTGGCCACCATCGTCAACGTGCGCGGCTCCATCCCCAGCTATGAGTCGGCCAAGCTGCTGGTGCGCGAGGATGGCTCCATCTTCGGCACCGTGGGTGGCGGCTGCGTCGAGGCCGAGGTGTGGTCGGTGGCGCGTGAAGTGATGGAAGAAGAGAAGCCGCGCAAGCTTACATTCAATCTGAACAACGATCCGGCCTACGATACGGGACTGCTCTGCGGCGGCACGCTGGAGGTGTTTGTGGAACCGATTCTGCCCACGCCCACCGTGTACATCTTCGGCGCGGGCCATGTTTCGATCAGCCTGTCGAAGGTGGCGACGATGGCCGGCTTCGAGACGGTCATCATTGATGATCGCGAGAACTACGCCAATCGCGAGCGCTTCCCCGAGGCGCGCGAAGTTCACGCGGGTGACTTCGATGAGGTCTGCGCCAAGCTGGAGCCGAACAGTTCGTCCTACCTGATCGCCGTTACGCGCGGGCACAAGGACGACATGCGCGTGCTGCGCTGGGCCGCAGGCACCGAGGCGCGCTACATCGGCATGATCGGCAGCAAGCGCAAAGTGCATGAGATTGTCCACTTCCTCGAAGAGAAGGAAGGCATCCCGGTTGAGAAGCTGGCGCGCGTGCATGCGCCCATCGGCCTCGAGATCGGCGCCATCTCGCCGGAGGAGATCGCCATCAGCATTGTTGCCGAGATGATCGCCGTGCGCCGCAACGCGCTGGGCAATCGTTCAGACCAGTCGCCGGTAAAGACCAAATCCATCCTGGCCGTGTCGTAA
- a CDS encoding nucleotidyltransferase family protein yields MHQLPVAGIILAAGESSRMGRDKALLSLGPQTFVERLLGVLAGAPNSRKSPIVVVLGHHADEIERAIEPVLKRIPQARAVRNPDYKLGQLSSLQAALRSLAKDEVSGAVVCLVDHPAVTRRVLDQMLARFAETNAPVIIPTFQGRRGHPVLFAARLFSELLAAPVDEGARVVVRQHAEELQLVETDEEDILWDIDRPEDYEMLVRRWRAEPQ; encoded by the coding sequence GTGCATCAGCTTCCAGTGGCCGGCATCATTCTCGCCGCCGGCGAGTCGTCGCGCATGGGCCGCGACAAGGCGCTACTGTCTCTGGGCCCGCAGACCTTTGTCGAGCGGTTGCTGGGCGTGCTGGCTGGCGCCCCGAATTCCAGGAAGTCGCCCATCGTTGTCGTGCTGGGCCATCATGCGGATGAAATTGAGCGTGCCATTGAACCCGTACTGAAGCGGATTCCGCAGGCGCGTGCCGTGCGCAATCCCGATTACAAGCTGGGCCAGTTGAGTTCACTGCAAGCTGCGCTGCGCTCGCTCGCGAAGGACGAAGTATCCGGCGCGGTGGTGTGCCTAGTGGATCATCCCGCCGTGACGCGACGTGTGCTCGATCAGATGCTCGCGCGATTTGCCGAGACCAACGCCCCCGTGATTATCCCGACATTTCAAGGACGCCGCGGCCATCCCGTCCTGTTCGCGGCGCGCTTGTTTTCCGAGTTGCTGGCCGCTCCGGTTGATGAAGGCGCGCGCGTTGTGGTGCGACAGCACGCCGAGGAGTTGCAGTTAGTGGAGACGGACGAAGAGGACATCCTGTGGGACATTGACCGCCCCGAAGATTACGAAATGCTGGTAAGGCGCTGGCGAGCCGAGCCCCAATGA
- a CDS encoding iron-sulfur cluster assembly scaffold protein, with protein MYSQTMLDHFQNPRNVGELAPPAVIVEANNPACGDIMRLALRVDDGRITEVRFKSRGCVASIACGSLLTEMIQGKSLADAARIKSFDVASRLGGLPPESGHASVLAVDALKAALKAAVKVDPAKVQPTPVL; from the coding sequence ATGTATTCGCAAACCATGCTCGATCATTTCCAGAATCCCCGCAACGTGGGAGAGTTGGCGCCGCCGGCAGTGATTGTTGAGGCGAACAATCCGGCGTGCGGCGACATCATGCGACTCGCGCTGCGCGTGGACGATGGGCGCATCACCGAGGTGCGCTTCAAGTCGCGGGGTTGCGTCGCGTCCATCGCCTGCGGCTCGTTGCTCACCGAGATGATCCAGGGCAAATCGCTGGCCGATGCCGCGCGCATTAAGTCATTTGATGTCGCATCGCGGCTGGGCGGCCTGCCGCCGGAGAGCGGCCACGCCAGCGTGCTCGCCGTGGACGCGTTAAAAGCCGCATTAAAGGCGGCAGTGAAAGTGGATCCCGCCAAAGTCCAGCCCACCCCGGTTTTGTAG
- a CDS encoding (deoxy)nucleoside triphosphate pyrophosphohydrolase, translating into MRRVVVAGLIWRDGRVLACQRRLSDRFPGKWEFPGGKLEPGETLEAALRRELDEELGIHAEPGEIIWRTDHQYPDCDPVELIFFAVRSFTGEPKNLAFAQMRWMQPADLLTLDFLEADLPLVRKLATT; encoded by the coding sequence ATGAGGAGAGTGGTGGTAGCGGGATTAATCTGGCGCGACGGCCGGGTACTGGCCTGCCAGCGCCGCCTGAGTGATCGCTTTCCCGGCAAGTGGGAGTTTCCCGGCGGCAAGCTGGAGCCGGGCGAAACGCTGGAAGCCGCCTTGCGGCGCGAACTGGATGAAGAGCTGGGCATTCACGCCGAGCCGGGCGAGATCATCTGGCGCACCGATCACCAGTATCCTGACTGCGATCCTGTCGAGCTGATCTTCTTTGCAGTTAGAAGTTTCACTGGCGAGCCGAAAAATCTCGCCTTCGCGCAGATGCGCTGGATGCAACCAGCCGATTTGCTCACCTTGGATTTTCTGGAAGCCGACCTGCCGCTGGTGCGGAAGCTGGCTACCACTTAG
- a CDS encoding tetratricopeptide repeat protein: MGNGQSSLRWMGVSIAASILLAAGIAAAQGTGGSGSSGGGGSSGSSQPRATRSTQSNNQFNSPVFVTGRIITDLNRPPSESVTVELTCGMRTIQVIHTDLGGYFTFTVGGTASAFQSNMDFSASNEGPQPMQQSSTRPIGQSANPLSGCELRIAMAGYMPITATVPPNTDMNRVEMGNIRLARIGGENAGGGVSITSLMVPKEAAREFDRAVKDLESNQLNAALPRLEKAVEIYAKYAEAWNEMGRVRLMTKDREKAREAFNMAVSADPEYTSPYINIASMQVQDKQWKEAAESAGRALAIDPKLPLAAFLHAIAAYNLNDLANAENSALHANRLGEEKLPHVHSLLAEIFMVREDYVRAAVHARAYLQLAPNGPFSARMRESLSQMELAGLDAAPEVTP, from the coding sequence ATGGGAAACGGGCAATCGTCGTTGCGGTGGATGGGCGTCAGCATCGCCGCCTCGATACTGCTTGCCGCGGGCATTGCCGCAGCGCAGGGCACCGGCGGGAGCGGATCGAGTGGCGGTGGTGGTAGCAGTGGCAGTTCGCAACCGCGCGCGACGCGCTCGACGCAGAGCAATAATCAGTTCAACTCGCCCGTCTTTGTAACAGGCCGCATTATCACCGATCTGAATCGCCCGCCCAGTGAGTCCGTAACGGTTGAATTGACCTGCGGCATGAGGACCATCCAGGTGATCCACACCGACCTCGGCGGATACTTCACGTTCACTGTGGGCGGCACGGCCAGCGCCTTCCAGAGCAACATGGATTTCAGCGCCAGTAACGAGGGCCCTCAGCCCATGCAGCAGTCCAGCACACGTCCCATTGGGCAATCGGCGAATCCGCTTTCGGGATGCGAGTTGCGGATCGCCATGGCGGGCTATATGCCGATCACGGCCACGGTGCCACCCAACACCGACATGAATCGCGTCGAGATGGGCAACATTCGATTGGCGCGCATCGGTGGCGAGAATGCGGGTGGCGGAGTCAGCATAACTTCGCTGATGGTTCCCAAGGAAGCCGCGCGGGAGTTTGACCGGGCGGTGAAGGATCTGGAAAGCAACCAGCTCAATGCCGCGCTGCCACGCCTCGAAAAGGCCGTGGAGATTTATGCGAAATACGCCGAAGCCTGGAATGAGATGGGCCGCGTCCGCCTGATGACCAAGGATCGGGAAAAAGCGCGCGAGGCGTTCAACATGGCCGTCTCGGCCGATCCGGAATACACCTCGCCCTACATCAATATTGCGTCCATGCAGGTGCAGGACAAGCAGTGGAAAGAGGCCGCCGAGTCCGCTGGACGCGCGCTCGCCATTGACCCCAAGCTGCCTCTGGCCGCTTTTTTGCACGCCATCGCGGCGTACAACTTGAACGACTTGGCCAACGCTGAGAACAGCGCGCTGCATGCCAACCGGCTGGGCGAGGAGAAACTCCCGCACGTCCACTCACTGCTGGCGGAAATTTTTATGGTCCGGGAAGATTATGTGCGGGCCGCCGTTCATGCGCGCGCGTATCTGCAACTTGCTCCCAACGGACCCTTCTCCGCGCGGATGAGGGAGAGCCTGTCGCAGATGGAGTTGGCGGGGTTGGATGCCGCACCGGAAGTCACACCCTAA
- the msrP gene encoding protein-methionine-sulfoxide reductase catalytic subunit MsrP, producing MATPERAYFNRRKFMERMGMAAGVAAASRVGLASALPSTLLAAQETPKPGGASPYPAPRNAKFTLDRPVTAEKVATRYNNFAEFTHQKEAVWLLVDKFEIEPWTIRVRGLVNKPQTIDVQKLIRAMPLEERLYRHRCIEAWSMAVPWTGFPFRKLIEMVEPRSDARYVRMLSFYRPDQAQGQQQLKSWPWPDREALTMEEAMHDLAFMVTGLYGKPVPKQNGAPIRIALPWKYGFKSLKSIEVIEFTDQQPQTFWHEIAPTHHDFYANVDPRVPHPQWSQETERDIETGERRKTILYNGYGDHVAHMYAKR from the coding sequence ATGGCGACGCCGGAGCGCGCCTACTTCAATCGCCGGAAATTTATGGAGCGCATGGGAATGGCCGCCGGCGTCGCGGCAGCCTCGCGTGTGGGACTTGCGTCCGCGTTGCCATCCACTTTGCTTGCGGCGCAGGAAACGCCCAAGCCCGGCGGAGCTTCCCCCTATCCCGCGCCGCGCAACGCGAAATTCACGCTGGACCGGCCCGTCACCGCGGAGAAGGTCGCCACGCGCTACAACAACTTCGCCGAGTTCACTCACCAAAAGGAAGCGGTCTGGCTGCTCGTCGATAAATTCGAGATCGAGCCGTGGACCATCCGCGTGCGCGGCCTGGTCAACAAGCCGCAGACCATCGACGTGCAGAAGTTGATCCGCGCGATGCCGCTCGAAGAGCGTCTCTACCGCCACCGCTGCATCGAGGCCTGGTCGATGGCCGTGCCCTGGACAGGCTTCCCGTTCCGCAAGCTGATCGAGATGGTGGAGCCACGCAGCGACGCGCGCTACGTCAGGATGCTCTCGTTCTATCGCCCCGATCAGGCGCAGGGGCAGCAGCAGTTGAAAAGCTGGCCGTGGCCCGACCGCGAAGCGCTGACCATGGAAGAGGCCATGCACGATCTGGCCTTCATGGTAACGGGCCTCTACGGCAAGCCCGTCCCCAAGCAGAATGGCGCGCCCATCCGCATCGCACTGCCCTGGAAGTACGGCTTCAAGAGCCTGAAGTCCATCGAGGTGATCGAGTTCACCGACCAGCAGCCGCAAACCTTCTGGCACGAGATCGCGCCCACTCATCACGACTTCTACGCCAACGTCGATCCACGTGTCCCGCATCCGCAATGGTCGCAGGAGACCGAGCGCGACATCGAGACCGGCGAGCGCCGCAAGACCATTTTATATAACGGCTACGGCGACCACGTCGCGCACATGTACGCGAAGCGGTAG
- a CDS encoding cobalamin B12-binding domain-containing protein: MRVIVAKPGLDGHDRGAKVIARALRDAGMEVIYTGLRQTPEMIVAAAEQEDAQVIGLSILSGAHTTIVPRLMALLKEKQMDDVIVVLGGIIPDADIPQMKALGVAEVFQPGSRMDSIAEFIRANVH, from the coding sequence ATCCGCGTGATCGTGGCCAAGCCCGGCCTCGACGGGCATGATCGCGGCGCCAAGGTGATCGCGCGCGCGCTGCGCGACGCCGGCATGGAGGTCATCTACACCGGCCTGCGCCAGACGCCGGAGATGATCGTCGCCGCCGCCGAGCAAGAGGACGCGCAGGTCATCGGTCTGTCGATCCTCTCCGGCGCGCACACGACCATCGTCCCGCGCCTGATGGCGCTCTTGAAAGAAAAACAGATGGACGATGTGATAGTGGTGCTCGGCGGCATCATCCCCGACGCCGACATTCCGCAGATGAAGGCGCTGGGCGTCGCCGAAGTATTTCAGCCCGGCTCGCGCATGGACTCGATCGCCGAGTTCATCCGCGCCAACGTTCACTAA
- a CDS encoding TolC family protein, with protein MSPVPTCHKDRCTTGALPLAIPWTRLLATVGMTLAFAFSAGSAVAQSPEPTPKPASSLINADDHAWFPRSLEPFRAKTLPAPAAANSARLSENLRNGTLELSLDGLFQLLLENNLDFAAARYNLEMSETDLLRAKAGQAPRGTDGARVPSGLFAGAIGAGLGGSGGGGGGGGGGGISGNARAVNVGPRGSYDPSFTVNFSQDRTTSPLNSTRISGVPTVTTSTTAFSARYVQAFTSGTSFTLSYNAQRQKSTQQFLLFNPSVTSGLNFQMNQQLLAGWGFAINRRFEHVAERNRSIAREVFRQQLMTGMAQAENQYWDLAASRKRVESAGQALVVAERLLNDNRRQAEIGTLPPLDVVAAESEVAARRRDLIITQTSQQVAELRLKNLFGKSMTDENDAVNAARITLLDPLPEPQDSDIPALEDAVAAAMSSRPELAQGEGNILNQQVATGFTRRRLKPALNVFGVLSNGGRESSLGSALAQNARYDFPEYAFGFSLSFSTHNRAAQADDMRARLDLRQAETSLERTRNQIRLEVRNAIIGLMQTKAQVTAAERAVGLATQTLDAEEKKLRAGTSVSYNVIRIQRDVLNAQLAEVQARVNYAKARVELDRSTGKLLDRANISLESPSN; from the coding sequence ATGAGTCCCGTTCCCACATGCCATAAGGACCGCTGCACGACTGGCGCGCTGCCACTCGCAATTCCGTGGACTCGCTTGCTCGCTACGGTGGGGATGACGCTGGCGTTCGCATTTTCCGCGGGCAGCGCCGTGGCGCAGTCGCCCGAGCCAACTCCAAAGCCGGCATCCAGCTTAATCAACGCGGATGATCACGCATGGTTTCCGCGCTCGCTCGAACCGTTTCGCGCGAAGACGTTGCCCGCTCCCGCTGCCGCCAACTCCGCTAGACTAAGCGAAAACCTGCGCAACGGAACGCTGGAGCTTTCACTGGATGGTTTGTTCCAACTCTTATTGGAGAACAACCTGGATTTTGCCGCCGCGCGCTACAACCTGGAGATGTCTGAGACCGACCTGCTGCGCGCCAAGGCTGGCCAGGCTCCGCGCGGCACCGACGGCGCGCGCGTCCCCAGCGGACTTTTCGCGGGAGCGATCGGCGCGGGACTCGGTGGCAGCGGAGGTGGTGGTGGTGGCGGAGGCGGCGGGGGAATCAGCGGCAACGCGCGCGCGGTGAACGTTGGGCCGCGCGGCAGTTACGACCCGTCATTCACTGTGAACTTCAGTCAGGACCGGACCACCAGTCCTCTGAACTCGACGCGCATCTCCGGCGTGCCCACCGTTACCACATCGACGACGGCGTTCTCGGCGCGCTACGTCCAGGCGTTTACGTCCGGCACCAGCTTCACGCTCAGCTACAATGCGCAGCGACAAAAATCGACGCAGCAATTTTTGCTGTTCAATCCTTCGGTTACTTCGGGATTGAATTTCCAGATGAATCAGCAACTGCTGGCGGGCTGGGGCTTCGCCATCAATCGGCGTTTCGAGCATGTCGCCGAACGCAATCGCAGCATCGCGCGCGAGGTTTTCCGTCAGCAACTGATGACCGGCATGGCGCAGGCGGAGAATCAGTATTGGGATCTCGCGGCATCGCGCAAGCGCGTCGAGTCGGCGGGCCAGGCGCTGGTGGTCGCCGAGCGTTTATTGAACGACAATCGCCGCCAGGCCGAGATCGGCACGCTGCCGCCGCTGGACGTGGTTGCCGCCGAATCCGAAGTGGCCGCGCGACGGCGCGATTTGATCATCACCCAAACCAGTCAGCAAGTGGCCGAACTGCGGCTGAAAAATTTGTTCGGCAAGTCGATGACGGATGAGAATGATGCGGTCAACGCGGCGCGGATCACGTTGCTCGATCCCCTGCCCGAGCCGCAGGATTCCGATATTCCCGCGCTGGAAGATGCCGTGGCCGCGGCCATGTCCAGCCGTCCGGAGCTGGCGCAGGGCGAAGGCAACATCCTGAATCAGCAGGTGGCCACGGGGTTTACGCGCCGCCGGCTGAAGCCCGCGCTGAACGTCTTCGGCGTGCTCTCCAACGGCGGACGCGAGAGTTCGCTCGGTTCGGCGCTGGCGCAGAATGCGCGATATGATTTCCCTGAGTACGCCTTCGGATTTTCTCTTTCCTTCTCGACTCACAATCGAGCGGCGCAGGCCGACGATATGCGCGCGCGCCTCGATCTCCGGCAGGCCGAAACGTCGTTGGAGCGCACGCGCAACCAGATTCGCCTCGAAGTACGGAACGCCATCATCGGCTTGATGCAGACCAAAGCGCAGGTCACCGCCGCCGAGCGCGCCGTGGGCTTGGCCACGCAGACGCTCGACGCCGAGGAGAAGAAACTGCGCGCGGGGACATCTGTCTCCTACAACGTCATTCGCATTCAGCGCGACGTGCTGAATGCGCAACTCGCCGAGGTGCAGGCGCGCGTGAACTACGCCAAGGCGCGGGTGGAGCTTGATCGCTCGACCGGCAAGCTGCTCGACCGCGCGAATATCTCGCTGGAATCTCCATCCAACTAG